In the genome of Massilia sp. PAMC28688, one region contains:
- a CDS encoding AbrB/MazE/SpoVT family DNA-binding domain-containing protein: MELSVQKWGNSAAVRLPTELLALLKVTLGDKLSVNVQPEGVLLKAARPSYSLAELVAQCNLSAPEPSDMAAWSHVQPVGREAW, from the coding sequence ATGGAATTGTCAGTTCAGAAGTGGGGCAACAGCGCGGCGGTCCGGTTGCCTACTGAGTTGCTTGCCCTGCTCAAGGTGACGTTGGGCGACAAGCTTAGTGTCAATGTGCAGCCAGAAGGAGTATTGCTTAAGGCTGCCCGTCCGTCGTATTCGCTCGCCGAGCTGGTGGCTCAATGCAACCTCTCAGCACCAGAGCCATCCGACATGGCTGCATGGTCCCATGTTCAGCCTGTGGGCCGTGAAGCGTGGTGA
- a CDS encoding type II toxin-antitoxin system ChpB family toxin has translation MVKRAKFGRGDIVMVSLDPTEGHEQRGLRPALVLSATAFNALGLVLVAPITQGGDFARHAGFAASLDGAGTKTQGVALVNQIRMLDLEARKAKRVETVPEFVVEDALARLRAITD, from the coding sequence GTGGTGAAGCGCGCTAAATTTGGGCGTGGCGACATCGTCATGGTGAGTCTCGACCCAACCGAAGGGCATGAACAGCGAGGATTGCGGCCTGCCTTAGTGCTTTCTGCGACAGCATTTAATGCGCTAGGCTTAGTTTTAGTTGCGCCGATAACCCAAGGCGGAGACTTCGCCCGCCATGCTGGATTTGCCGCGTCGCTGGACGGTGCAGGCACTAAGACGCAAGGAGTTGCGTTGGTAAATCAGATTCGCATGCTCGACTTGGAAGCAAGAAAGGCTAAACGAGTCGAAACAGTGCCGGAGTTCGTTGTGGAAGATGCGCTAGCGCGTTTGCGCGCAATTACCGACTGA
- a CDS encoding restriction endonuclease has protein sequence MNPLEKFIAFVAAVCIVSVASGSPSVAVVVLMIVGVFVWFGLVGQSKRREERQRRIEEHIVELARKRQQLCFNAGYGVTDKSRWNKEMRAFMRNVLQFPTAGKQMQPQVEAIMVEIDEMVLAHIAEAGPTTGYEPDMSGTDYEAFCAELLRGLGFDAELTRTTGDQGADILASRNGERFAIQCKRYSGSVGNAAVQEAITARSFYDADHAVVVSNAQYTIAARQLAGKVGVYLLHHDDLSSLMARPPTSI, from the coding sequence ATGAATCCACTTGAAAAATTCATCGCTTTCGTCGCCGCCGTCTGCATCGTCTCGGTCGCCAGTGGTTCGCCCTCGGTCGCAGTCGTGGTCCTGATGATCGTCGGCGTGTTTGTGTGGTTTGGTTTAGTAGGGCAATCCAAACGGCGCGAGGAGCGCCAGAGGCGCATCGAGGAACACATCGTCGAGCTTGCGCGAAAGCGGCAACAGCTGTGTTTTAATGCCGGCTATGGCGTGACCGACAAGAGTAGGTGGAATAAGGAAATGCGCGCTTTCATGCGAAATGTGCTGCAGTTCCCGACCGCCGGCAAACAGATGCAGCCTCAAGTGGAGGCGATTATGGTAGAGATCGACGAGATGGTCCTCGCACACATTGCAGAGGCAGGTCCGACTACGGGCTATGAGCCAGATATGTCCGGTACCGACTACGAAGCCTTTTGTGCCGAGCTCTTGCGGGGATTAGGGTTCGACGCCGAGCTGACGCGCACGACGGGGGATCAGGGCGCCGACATCCTCGCTAGTCGCAACGGTGAACGTTTCGCCATCCAATGCAAGCGCTACAGCGGCAGTGTTGGAAACGCCGCCGTTCAGGAGGCCATCACAGCTCGCAGTTTCTACGACGCCGATCACGCGGTGGTGGTTAGCAATGCCCAGTACACGATAGCCGCGAGGCAGCTTGCGGGGAAGGTAGGTGTCTACCTGTTGCACCACGACGACCTGTCTTCATTGATGGCCCGGCCACCAACATCGATCTGA
- a CDS encoding helix-turn-helix domain-containing protein, translating into MLLPLNLSLTTQQSFEVMIAVRSQEGPHLEFKRELPSIWDNSTKHEFLADITAFANAGGGDLIFGIAENNEAQASAIVPQHHSTDQEVRRLQDFLLNQCEPRVLGVQFHAVDVTIDGVAGAVFVARVPQSWQGPHRVKTNNHFYVRDGLRKRQLDIPEIRAMFLRTAEQASRVRDFRSERIAKVLSGEGPHRLAPGPILAIHVIPTQSVLGSVRVDPVFYTDQSALPVLGTNSERARINLDGALGIRSAGSDGEAKGYTQLFRNGFIESTHVLTVRTGEEKAVLPSIWFEQCVMDFVKAFYRELKRLEVDTESAVMISLIHADKTVLGVSDLYSFHEPHQKHFDRCNVILPDVVVPSVENLASSLRPCFDLIWQAAGFSGSSSYDQNGEWRPRQGGR; encoded by the coding sequence ATGCTTCTTCCATTAAACTTATCCCTAACGACACAGCAATCGTTCGAGGTGATGATTGCTGTCCGTTCCCAGGAAGGCCCGCATTTGGAATTTAAGCGGGAGTTACCATCCATATGGGACAACTCTACGAAGCATGAATTCCTTGCGGACATTACCGCCTTTGCGAATGCGGGCGGTGGCGATCTTATTTTCGGGATTGCTGAGAACAACGAAGCGCAAGCCTCCGCCATTGTCCCGCAGCACCATTCAACAGATCAAGAAGTTCGTAGGTTGCAGGACTTTCTGCTCAATCAATGCGAACCCAGAGTGCTTGGTGTGCAGTTCCACGCAGTCGACGTCACGATAGATGGGGTGGCCGGTGCCGTCTTTGTGGCCCGGGTACCCCAAAGCTGGCAAGGGCCTCATCGCGTCAAAACCAATAATCATTTCTATGTCCGCGATGGTCTTCGTAAGCGCCAACTGGATATCCCAGAGATCCGGGCTATGTTCTTGAGAACTGCCGAACAAGCGAGCCGAGTGCGCGACTTTCGATCCGAGAGAATTGCAAAAGTGCTAAGCGGCGAAGGGCCGCATAGGCTAGCACCTGGGCCGATTTTAGCCATTCACGTAATTCCCACTCAGTCAGTATTGGGCTCGGTGCGGGTCGATCCCGTTTTTTATACAGATCAATCTGCGCTGCCGGTTCTTGGAACGAACTCAGAACGCGCCCGGATTAACTTAGACGGGGCACTCGGCATTAGAAGCGCAGGTTCAGATGGGGAGGCCAAAGGCTACACCCAATTATTCAGAAACGGCTTTATAGAGTCAACGCATGTCCTGACGGTAAGAACTGGCGAAGAGAAAGCTGTTCTTCCAAGTATCTGGTTTGAGCAGTGCGTGATGGACTTCGTAAAGGCGTTTTACCGTGAGCTGAAGCGGCTTGAGGTGGACACTGAATCCGCCGTAATGATATCGTTGATCCATGCCGACAAAACTGTTTTGGGCGTTTCAGATCTATACAGTTTCCACGAGCCACATCAAAAACACTTTGATCGTTGCAACGTAATTCTTCCCGACGTGGTTGTACCTTCAGTCGAAAATCTGGCGTCGTCATTGCGGCCCTGTTTCGATCTGATCTGGCAGGCTGCTGGCTTTTCCGGGTCTTCCAGTTATGATCAAAATGGGGAGTGGCGGCCAAGGCAAGGTGGGCGTTAA
- a CDS encoding AAA family ATPase has protein sequence MKILRIGGNNLASLAGEFVVDFEQEPLASAGLFAISGPTGAGKTTLLDALCLALYDATPRMLRGGSPLPDVGATTVAAQDPRTLLRRGAAEGHAEVDFVGNDNRRYRARWSVRRSYRKASGALQPTSMTLYRLPELTALGGTKTEVAAEIVKCIGLTFDQFTRAVLLAQNEFSAFLKTDENDRGELLETLTGSAIYSVISRRAHERYKAEQQALQQLKSRLSDQIPLSAEARCSLDAQGAAAQAALALADARKTGLEQQLRWHQESARLRQNEAQAEQALNVARQACQDAAPRREHLALRDTAEAARPLQAECTRLAHEIAATEAAARQADAQLLQTRSEKEQGTGAVAAATAALQEAEQTQLRAGPDLDLAKALDAGMASLAPAHAAARARLDAARRELAQERSAAQERSAEQARTSDEQAIATEWLAAHAGWEALARQWQRWESLLAQAEDSAAQLARVGMERDEAHVKCQQASDMEQQSNAALADISAHLAALEAARQQTSASLAAIDADRLRDERQHLEGRREAIVAAEGRWTALADTHARLAQVEEQAAALAGAVTAAARALTVAAGESPALNAALAQSERSLQAAELACARSVVELRATLADGEPCPVCGSGEHPYQHEQPVLHGMLASLRQEVAHCRELVQENASTQAAQRALVTRHESEQQVVTRELAQRRADLERMQAAWEACQLASEAPGEEERGAWLSELRAHVKEQFQALEAQEQAARDAAKARDMAQQAYDRSAARLTAAREQAAAASAQQIKATAALAALAERHSQLEAQLARLLDELDPVLLAAGGRAAWRADPAQFHSARAAEAAQWLTQSEQHGIRGSRLAALALELASARSRVAQAEAGEQAAALQFQQIDGDIGARQKQRALLWDGRATADIERELAAAVTQARSALAARQLAAQEAAQAETRVLESQKLLAARLASMREQAAAASEALAAWLAKADGIADQQALSQLLALDHASLLAERRALQTLDEAMARAATVLAERRAQCVAHQQSAPAGETDMQALAGALEQTDAERRQAQEAAAACALQIAQDEERRRTAQAMMAQIEQQEQIELRWGRLNELVGSADGKKFRNYAQQFTLDVLLGYANSHLQHLAKRYRLERITTAAGPSLGLLVRDQDMGGEIRSVNSLSGGESFLVSLALALGLASLSSNRVRVESLFIDEGFGSLDSETLRVAMDALDGLQSMGRKVGVISHVQEMTERIATKVLVQPSGGGSSTVTVQ, from the coding sequence ATGAAGATCCTGCGCATTGGAGGTAACAACCTGGCCTCCCTGGCCGGCGAATTCGTGGTCGACTTCGAACAGGAACCGTTGGCGTCGGCCGGCCTGTTTGCCATCAGTGGTCCCACGGGGGCCGGCAAGACCACCCTGCTCGACGCTCTGTGTCTGGCCCTGTACGACGCCACCCCGCGCATGCTGCGCGGTGGCAGTCCGCTGCCGGATGTGGGCGCGACCACCGTGGCGGCGCAGGACCCGCGTACCCTGCTGCGCCGCGGCGCCGCCGAAGGGCATGCGGAAGTCGACTTTGTCGGCAACGACAACCGGCGCTACCGCGCGCGCTGGAGCGTGCGGCGCTCATACAGGAAGGCCAGCGGCGCCCTGCAGCCGACCAGCATGACGCTGTACCGCCTGCCGGAGCTGACCGCCCTGGGCGGCACCAAGACCGAAGTGGCGGCCGAAATCGTCAAGTGCATCGGCCTGACCTTCGACCAGTTCACGCGCGCCGTGCTGCTGGCGCAAAATGAATTCTCGGCGTTCCTGAAAACGGACGAAAACGATCGCGGCGAATTGCTTGAAACGCTGACCGGCAGCGCGATCTACTCCGTCATCTCACGCCGCGCCCATGAGCGCTACAAGGCCGAGCAGCAAGCCTTGCAGCAACTGAAAAGCCGTCTGTCCGATCAGATTCCCCTGTCGGCGGAAGCGCGCTGCAGTCTCGACGCGCAAGGCGCGGCCGCGCAAGCGGCGCTGGCACTGGCTGACGCCCGCAAGACGGGGCTGGAACAGCAGCTGCGCTGGCACCAGGAGTCGGCCAGACTGCGCCAGAACGAAGCGCAAGCCGAGCAGGCGCTGAACGTGGCCCGCCAGGCATGCCAGGACGCGGCGCCCCGGCGCGAACATTTGGCCTTGCGCGACACGGCGGAAGCGGCCCGCCCGCTGCAGGCCGAGTGCACACGGCTGGCACATGAAATCGCCGCCACCGAGGCCGCAGCGCGCCAGGCCGACGCCCAGCTGCTGCAGACACGCAGCGAGAAGGAGCAAGGCACAGGCGCCGTCGCCGCTGCCACGGCTGCCCTGCAGGAGGCCGAGCAGACCCAGTTGCGGGCAGGACCCGACCTGGACCTGGCCAAGGCGCTCGACGCGGGCATGGCATCGCTCGCGCCGGCCCATGCCGCTGCCCGCGCCCGGCTCGACGCGGCCAGGCGCGAGCTGGCGCAGGAGCGCAGCGCGGCACAGGAGCGCAGCGCAGAACAGGCACGCACGAGCGACGAACAGGCTATTGCCACCGAGTGGCTGGCAGCGCACGCCGGATGGGAAGCACTGGCGCGCCAGTGGCAGCGCTGGGAGTCGCTGCTGGCACAGGCCGAGGACAGCGCGGCGCAGCTGGCAAGAGTGGGCATGGAGCGCGACGAGGCACACGTAAAGTGCCAACAGGCCAGCGACATGGAACAGCAAAGCAACGCGGCCCTGGCTGACATCAGCGCGCATCTGGCAGCACTGGAGGCGGCACGCCAGCAAACCAGCGCCAGCCTGGCAGCGATAGATGCCGACCGGTTGCGCGATGAACGCCAGCATCTGGAGGGGCGGCGCGAAGCAATCGTCGCCGCCGAAGGCAGGTGGACGGCGCTGGCGGACACCCACGCCCGCCTGGCGCAAGTCGAAGAGCAGGCAGCGGCACTTGCCGGCGCCGTCACCGCTGCGGCTCGCGCACTCACCGTGGCGGCCGGGGAGAGCCCTGCCCTGAACGCAGCGCTCGCCCAGTCCGAACGCTCGCTGCAAGCTGCGGAACTGGCTTGCGCCCGCAGTGTGGTCGAACTGCGCGCAACCCTGGCCGATGGCGAGCCATGCCCGGTATGCGGCAGCGGCGAGCACCCGTATCAGCACGAGCAGCCGGTCTTGCACGGCATGCTTGCAAGCCTGCGGCAGGAGGTGGCCCACTGCCGTGAACTGGTACAGGAAAATGCATCCACCCAGGCTGCCCAACGGGCGCTGGTGACGCGCCACGAAAGCGAGCAGCAAGTCGTGACGCGGGAACTGGCGCAGCGACGTGCAGACCTGGAACGCATGCAGGCGGCGTGGGAAGCCTGCCAGCTCGCATCGGAAGCGCCGGGCGAAGAGGAACGCGGTGCGTGGCTAAGTGAGCTGCGCGCACACGTGAAGGAACAGTTTCAGGCGCTGGAAGCGCAGGAACAGGCTGCGCGCGACGCGGCCAAGGCACGCGACATGGCGCAGCAAGCCTACGACCGCAGCGCCGCCAGACTGACAGCGGCGCGCGAACAGGCTGCCGCCGCCAGTGCCCAGCAGATCAAGGCGACAGCGGCCCTGGCCGCGCTGGCCGAGCGCCATTCCCAGCTCGAAGCGCAACTGGCGCGGCTGCTCGATGAACTCGACCCCGTCTTGCTGGCAGCCGGCGGACGGGCGGCATGGCGCGCCGATCCGGCGCAGTTTCACAGCGCACGCGCAGCGGAAGCGGCGCAATGGCTTACCCAGTCTGAGCAGCATGGCATACGCGGCTCCCGGCTGGCGGCCCTCGCGCTGGAACTGGCCAGCGCCCGGTCGCGCGTGGCCCAGGCGGAAGCGGGCGAACAGGCCGCCGCGCTCCAGTTCCAGCAGATCGACGGCGACATCGGCGCGCGCCAGAAGCAGCGCGCCCTGCTGTGGGACGGCCGCGCCACGGCAGACATCGAGCGCGAACTAGCCGCCGCTGTCACGCAGGCGCGCAGCGCCCTCGCCGCGCGCCAGCTGGCGGCGCAGGAAGCGGCGCAGGCCGAAACGCGTGTGCTCGAATCGCAAAAACTCCTTGCCGCGCGCCTTGCATCCATGCGCGAGCAGGCAGCCGCAGCAAGCGAGGCGCTTGCCGCATGGCTGGCCAAAGCTGACGGTATCGCAGACCAGCAGGCATTGAGCCAGCTGCTCGCCCTCGACCATGCAAGCCTGCTTGCCGAACGCCGCGCCTTGCAGACGCTGGACGAGGCCATGGCACGCGCGGCCACCGTGCTGGCCGAACGGCGCGCGCAGTGCGTGGCGCATCAGCAGTCTGCGCCCGCCGGCGAGACCGACATGCAAGCCTTGGCGGGCGCGCTGGAACAGACTGACGCCGAGCGGCGCCAGGCTCAGGAAGCAGCGGCGGCATGCGCGCTGCAGATCGCCCAGGACGAGGAGCGGCGCCGCACTGCGCAGGCGATGATGGCGCAGATCGAGCAGCAGGAGCAGATCGAATTGCGCTGGGGCAGGCTTAACGAGCTGGTCGGATCGGCGGACGGCAAGAAGTTTCGCAATTACGCGCAGCAGTTTACGCTTGACGTGCTGCTTGGCTACGCCAACAGCCATCTGCAGCACCTGGCCAAGCGCTACCGGCTCGAGCGCATCACGACGGCGGCCGGGCCATCGCTCGGCTTGCTGGTGCGCGACCAGGACATGGGCGGCGAAATCCGATCGGTCAATTCGCTCTCGGGCGGTGAATCATTCCTGGTCTCGCTCGCGCTGGCGCTGGGGCTGGCGTCGCTCTCGTCGAACCGGGTGCGGGTGGAGTCCCTGTTTATCGATGAAGGTTTTGGCAGCCTGGATAGCGAAACCCTGCGCGTGGCCATGGATGCCCTGGATGGCCTGCAATCGATGGGACGCAAGGTAGGGGTGATCTCGCATGTGCAGGAAATGACGGAGCGCATCGCCACCAAGGTACTGGTCCAGCCGTCGGGCGGCGGGTCCAGCACGGTAACGGTGCAGTGA
- a CDS encoding exonuclease SbcCD subunit D C-terminal domain-containing protein, whose product MRLLHTSDWHLGQTLHNYERSYEHQCFLDWLLDTIVAEQVDALLIAGDVFDTANPSSAAQKQLYRFLQQARARAPQLDIVVIAGNHDSPGRLEAPGPLLEAHATHVIGHVLRTASGEIDVERHLVPLHAADGSVGALCLAIPFLRPGDVPRMPAAEDGAAPLDPYLGGISLLYQQAYALASSRRQPGQAIVAMGHCHMVDGTASTDSERRIVIGNTEALPAAMFDPGIAYAALGHLHLSQRVGKKEHLRYCGSPLPLSFSEVQYQHQVLRIDLEGGVAREVTPLMVPRAVQLMRVPPRPAPLDQVLAALEALELEQCAPHLQPYLEVRVLLDAPEPGLRGRIEAALRGKPVRLAKIEPTRKQLDAGESGAAMSLDQLAQLQPDDIFRRLYLQRHGSEAPEEQLRAFAELLAMQGSA is encoded by the coding sequence ATGCGGCTGTTGCACACTTCGGACTGGCACCTCGGCCAGACCCTGCACAATTACGAACGTAGCTACGAACACCAGTGCTTCCTCGACTGGCTGCTCGATACCATCGTGGCCGAGCAGGTCGATGCGCTGCTCATCGCGGGCGACGTGTTCGATACCGCCAATCCTTCATCGGCCGCGCAAAAGCAGCTGTACCGCTTCCTGCAGCAGGCGCGTGCGCGCGCGCCGCAGCTCGATATCGTCGTCATCGCCGGCAACCACGATTCACCCGGGCGGCTGGAAGCGCCCGGCCCCTTGCTGGAGGCCCACGCCACCCACGTCATTGGCCACGTGCTGCGTACTGCAAGTGGCGAGATCGACGTGGAGCGCCACCTGGTGCCGCTGCACGCGGCCGACGGCTCCGTGGGCGCATTGTGCCTGGCCATTCCCTTCCTGCGCCCGGGCGACGTGCCGCGCATGCCGGCCGCGGAAGACGGCGCGGCGCCGCTCGACCCGTACCTGGGCGGCATTTCGCTGCTGTACCAGCAGGCCTACGCCCTGGCCTCGTCACGCCGCCAGCCGGGCCAGGCCATCGTCGCCATGGGCCACTGCCACATGGTCGACGGCACCGCGTCAACCGACTCGGAACGGCGCATCGTGATCGGCAATACCGAAGCGCTGCCGGCGGCGATGTTCGATCCCGGCATCGCCTATGCCGCGCTTGGCCACCTGCACCTGTCGCAGCGGGTCGGTAAAAAAGAACACCTGCGCTACTGCGGCAGTCCCCTGCCCCTGTCGTTTTCGGAAGTGCAGTACCAGCACCAGGTACTGCGCATCGACCTGGAAGGCGGCGTGGCGCGCGAGGTGACGCCGCTGATGGTGCCGCGCGCGGTGCAGCTGATGCGCGTGCCGCCACGTCCCGCACCCCTGGATCAGGTACTGGCTGCCCTCGAAGCGCTGGAGCTGGAACAATGCGCGCCGCACCTGCAGCCCTACCTGGAAGTGCGCGTGCTGCTCGACGCGCCCGAACCGGGCCTGCGCGGGCGGATCGAGGCGGCCCTGCGCGGCAAGCCGGTACGCCTGGCCAAGATCGAGCCGACCCGCAAGCAGCTCGATGCAGGCGAATCAGGTGCGGCCATGTCGCTGGACCAGCTGGCACAGCTGCAGCCGGACGACATCTTCCGCCGCCTCTACCTGCAAAGGCATGGCAGCGAAGCGCCTGAAGAACAGCTGCGCGCTTTTGCCGAATTGCTGGCCATGCAGGGCAGTGCATGA
- a CDS encoding PAS domain S-box protein → MTGSASTISTSVRRLLQVALLPAFALALLVAMWIAVSVQLRLERAASRNEGVAHSQQLARVLSEHVAHVLRQSDHATQLFSLKHEESGGAFPLAAFARQGGLLDSVLPARLELPMAVLDRNGEVTDALHGFGRAPLGQEAFFQSLAAGGGNAPLVSAVVVDSGTGHWNIRVARRLNQRGGQFDGALVMLIDPNLFIDDYDRIDVGERGAQILTTRDGLLSAGRIGERLFSSGPLGFRPRRAAGASSDEVLAGRPLDATARLYSQAPVPRYGLTAVVGIERAVALERYRRHRIQYLGVAGVASLMIAAIVALLMRQSTELRASNEAARKAQATLRAAADGSFDGVLIMQAWPPGADTVQDFVIVDINDRGAALFRRPRSALIGQRAFELLPRYRETGFFERYVEVFRGGRPVEEEAQIRLDQDAPRWIHHQIVPLDDGVAVTSRDITARKLAEIDIHNSRSFLQSLVDHLPLLIAVRSMRDDSHGVIMAWNKAAEAATGYSAAHVVGSKCSDVFPPDFALCRSADDQLMLANPTVHEDPERALVSPDGGTRYLRTISVPLFDDGGRVEFILCIAEDITVRREQEQNLRTNEAHLAAVTNASPMGIVRTDVRGNCIYVNRRFQTITGLTRDQSLGLGWLAAFVENERAHMPAAFEHQRSHEEPFERVTRCRRTDGAMLWVSTKIAAIRIGGRIEGFIGSMDDITVLRDAELAMRESEARLRTIADTLPTMVAYIDAGLVYRFHNRAYDREFGRDGIAVLSMTVQDTIGSERYAALLPYLQRALAGETVTFEEQDGQEGFERTLEVTYIPQRSDDGRTVIGFHVMRQDITPQKREKKRLLKLAQIDPLTGLANRAGFLHKLGDAMRASIDDGSLMALMYLDIDHFKRVNDTYGHQVGDDLLTAFSARLAQALRASDSVARLGGDEFTVIAESLGRREDADHLAAKIVAAMQAPFELDGVTVSISASIGLTYFCRGAFDPDGLIKEADRLLYQAKDGGRNTWRSAS, encoded by the coding sequence TTGACTGGTTCAGCGAGCACGATCAGCACCTCCGTACGGCGCCTGCTTCAGGTCGCCCTGTTGCCCGCTTTCGCCCTGGCCTTGCTGGTGGCGATGTGGATCGCGGTGTCGGTACAACTACGCCTGGAACGGGCAGCGAGCCGCAACGAAGGCGTGGCGCACAGCCAGCAGCTAGCGCGCGTGCTGTCCGAACATGTGGCCCACGTCCTGCGCCAGAGCGATCATGCCACCCAGCTGTTCAGCCTCAAGCACGAAGAGAGCGGCGGCGCCTTCCCCCTTGCCGCCTTTGCACGCCAGGGTGGCCTGCTCGATTCGGTGCTGCCGGCGCGGCTGGAACTGCCGATGGCTGTACTTGACCGCAATGGCGAGGTGACCGATGCGCTGCATGGCTTCGGCCGCGCGCCCCTGGGCCAGGAAGCATTTTTCCAGTCGCTGGCGGCGGGCGGCGGCAACGCGCCGCTGGTTTCGGCCGTGGTCGTGGACAGCGGCACCGGGCACTGGAACATCCGCGTGGCGCGCCGCCTGAACCAGCGCGGCGGCCAGTTCGACGGCGCCCTCGTCATGCTCATCGATCCCAACCTCTTCATTGACGACTACGACCGCATCGATGTGGGCGAGCGCGGGGCGCAGATCCTGACCACGCGCGATGGCCTCCTGAGCGCCGGGCGCATTGGCGAGCGCCTGTTTTCCAGCGGTCCGCTGGGATTTCGTCCGCGGCGCGCGGCCGGCGCCTCTTCCGATGAAGTGCTGGCCGGGCGGCCCCTGGACGCCACGGCGCGCCTGTACAGCCAGGCGCCGGTGCCACGCTATGGCCTGACGGCGGTGGTGGGGATCGAGCGCGCCGTGGCGCTGGAGCGCTACCGCCGCCATCGCATCCAGTACCTGGGCGTTGCCGGCGTGGCCAGCCTCATGATCGCTGCCATCGTGGCCCTCCTGATGCGGCAAAGTACTGAGCTTCGGGCCAGCAACGAGGCTGCGCGCAAGGCACAGGCCACGCTGCGCGCCGCCGCCGATGGCAGCTTTGACGGCGTGCTGATCATGCAGGCTTGGCCCCCCGGCGCCGATACGGTGCAAGACTTCGTCATTGTCGACATCAACGACCGCGGTGCGGCCCTGTTCCGGCGGCCGCGCAGTGCGCTCATCGGCCAGCGGGCTTTCGAGCTGCTGCCGCGCTACCGCGAAACCGGCTTTTTCGAGCGCTATGTGGAAGTGTTCCGGGGCGGGCGGCCGGTGGAAGAAGAAGCGCAGATCCGCCTGGACCAGGATGCGCCGCGCTGGATTCACCACCAGATCGTACCGCTCGATGATGGCGTGGCCGTCACCTCGCGCGACATCACGGCGCGCAAGCTGGCCGAAATCGACATCCACAACAGCCGCAGCTTCCTGCAGTCGCTGGTGGACCACCTGCCGCTGCTGATCGCGGTGCGGAGCATGCGCGACGACAGCCACGGAGTGATCATGGCCTGGAACAAGGCCGCCGAAGCGGCCACCGGCTACAGCGCCGCGCACGTGGTGGGCAGCAAGTGCAGCGACGTGTTCCCGCCCGACTTCGCGCTGTGCCGCAGCGCCGACGACCAGCTCATGCTGGCCAACCCCACGGTCCACGAAGACCCGGAGCGCGCCCTGGTCAGTCCCGATGGCGGCACCCGCTATCTGCGAACCATCTCGGTGCCGCTGTTCGATGACGGCGGCCGGGTCGAATTCATTTTATGCATCGCCGAAGACATCACCGTGCGCCGCGAGCAGGAGCAGAATCTGCGCACCAACGAAGCCCACCTCGCCGCCGTCACCAACGCCTCGCCCATGGGCATCGTGCGCACCGACGTACGCGGCAACTGCATCTACGTCAACCGCCGCTTCCAGACCATCACGGGCCTGACGCGCGACCAGTCGCTGGGCCTGGGCTGGCTGGCGGCGTTCGTGGAAAACGAGCGCGCCCACATGCCCGCGGCCTTTGAACACCAGCGCAGCCACGAGGAGCCCTTCGAGCGCGTGACGCGTTGCCGGCGCACCGATGGCGCCATGCTCTGGGTGTCGACCAAGATCGCCGCCATCCGCATTGGCGGGCGTATTGAAGGCTTCATCGGCTCCATGGACGACATCACGGTGCTGCGCGACGCTGAACTGGCGATGCGCGAAAGCGAAGCGCGCCTGCGCACCATTGCCGACACGCTGCCGACCATGGTGGCCTATATCGATGCGGGGCTGGTCTACCGCTTCCACAACCGGGCATACGATCGTGAATTCGGGCGCGACGGCATCGCCGTGCTGAGCATGACCGTGCAGGACACCATTGGGTCGGAGCGCTATGCGGCGCTGCTGCCATACCTGCAGCGCGCGCTGGCCGGCGAAACCGTCACCTTCGAGGAACAGGACGGCCAGGAAGGCTTTGAACGCACGCTGGAGGTCACCTATATCCCGCAGCGCAGTGACGACGGCCGGACGGTCATCGGCTTTCACGTCATGCGCCAGGACATCACGCCGCAAAAGCGGGAAAAAAAGCGCCTGCTCAAGCTGGCCCAGATCGACCCGCTCACGGGCCTGGCCAACCGCGCCGGCTTCCTGCACAAGCTCGGCGACGCCATGCGCGCCAGTATCGACGACGGCAGCCTGATGGCGCTCATGTACCTCGATATCGACCATTTCAAGCGGGTCAACGATACCTACGGCCACCAGGTGGGCGACGACCTGCTCACGGCCTTTTCGGCGCGCCTGGCCCAGGCCCTGCGTGCCAGCGACAGCGTCGCGCGCCTGGGCGGCGACGAATTTACCGTCATCGCGGAAAGCCTTGGCCGGCGCGAAGATGCAGATCACCTGGCCGCTAAAATCGTGGCAGCCATGCAGGCGCCGTTCGAACTTGACGGCGTCACAGTCTCGATCTCGGCCAGCATCGGCCTGACCTACTTTTGCAGGGGCGCCTTCGATCCGGATGGCCTGATCAAGGAAGCGGACCGGCTTCTGTACCAGGCCAAGGATGGCGGACGCAATACCTGGCGAAGCGCGAGCTGA